The sequence GGAGATTGCCATGCATCCCATCCTCCTTCGTTTTTATTCAGGGAATTCTTAGAAATAAATTAAGGTTTAGGAGTTGTGAATAGAACCATGCTGCTTTATATACTAGCACCCCAAATCTTTATGACCCTATTTCTTTCGTAACTTCCAAACTGTGAGAGGTAACACAACAAATAAAAAAACGAGAATTAGGGGGAAGAAAAAGCAGACGAAACAAGGACTCGGAGGTTGAAACCACCTGTATGCATGACCCTCAATATGTGTTTCAGCCTCTATTACTTCCCCGGATGTGCCATTAAGTTGGAATCTTGCCCAATTCATATAGTCCGCAGGGTACACTCCAATCAATACTTGAAAATAAACATACCAGATAGGCCAGTAAAAAGTGTCATTAATCTTACTTATCTGTAATTGCACATATTTTGAAATCTCGTTATCGCCACCTGAAGAATTTGAAAAAAATTCCTGATATCTTCTCTCTTTCTGTACTACTTTCATTATAACATCGCTATCAAGAATATTACTCCAATTTTGCAGGGGAAGGAACTCTGGTACTGTGGCGAAGTCCTCATTAACTTTACCTGAAGAATAGATGGTAATCCGATAAGCCCTGTACCATGTATCATTCCCCTCTCTTACCGCACATGATAAAGCAGTATATGTATATGTCCAAAAAGGAGCCATACCATCTGCATCTGGATAACCTCGAATATTTATTAAAGCCGCATCACTCTTCCATTTTTTCGCTTCTTCCATGCTTCTTTCCAATCCCCAGAAGGCTGTTACTTTCTGCTCTTTCCCTTCTTCCAGGAAAGCGTAGTATCTGTAAAATAGCACACACACAAGAAGAAGCGTGCACACTACAATTACCCATAACCACGAGGTCCTTTTCATAAAGTTAATCCACCTCCTTCATTCCGTAGAGGGTCTGGTTTGCACATATAGTGTATTGTATATGTATTCATATGACTTTTTCTGGTCTGTTGAGGGTGCATGGTCATTGATGTTAGACACTGTTCTATTTTCAAAATAAGCGCTCGTATGATTGTGTCCACAAAACACGGCTTCCACATAAACCTGGTCAAGTGTCATTTCCCTCACACCCTTCCATTTTTCTTTTCCTCCATTTCCCACCTACGCTTCAGCTCCTCATAAGCTTTTTTCTCTTTTTTGTAGCCATATTTCTTTTTAATCCGCCAAACAATCACTGGCACTATAACAAACACACAAAAAAGAATGAGAGGAAACAAGCACAATGTGAAACATGGGTTTCTGAAGGCTGGCGTGTACCAATGATAGGCATACCCATTAATTGCATTCTCTGCATGTATTATTCTCCCTGAAGTGGCATTGATCTTGATAACAGCACAATTTTGAAAATCATCTAAATACAACCCATCCTGAGCCACGAAAGTAACTTCCCAAACAGGCAAATAAGATCCATTGAAGAACTCAAATGGTATATATAATTGCATCTCCTGATACATACTTTCACTTTCGGAAGAATAGAAAAAAAACTCCTGATATTTTGGATGTTCTCTTGCTATTCTCATAGCTACATCGCTATCAATAATATTACTCAAATTTCCAATCGGGATGTATTCTGATACACCCATAGTATATCCTTGCTCAATTTCACCAGAGGAGTAAATTGAGATCTCATAACACTCGTACCATGTGGAATAAGAATCATTTACAGCGGCTGAGGGAGCTGTGTAGAAATACCTCCATAACCAACTTTTTCCATCAACATCAGAAAAACCAAAAATGTTTATTAAAACTGCATCACTCTTCCATTTTTTTGCTTCTTCCATGCTTTTAGATAACAAAGAAAGTGCAGTTATTCTTTTTTCATTTGGTCTTTGGTTTGTATTCTCATAATAGTATCCATAGAAAAGCAAACAAGCAAAGAGAATCAAACAAACGGCTATTACCCACACCCATGATACCCGTTTCGTGGTTTTCACCACCTATCTGTAGAGCTTCTTGTCTGGATATAAAAAGTATTGTAGATGTAATATGCATCTTTCTTTTCTGTTGTGGTGGAATTTGCACCCCAATTGATGTTATATTGCGTCCGGTTTTCAAAATAAGCATTTGTATGATTGTGTCCACAAAACACGGCTTCCACATAAACCTGGTCAAGTGTCATTTCCCTCACACCCTTCCATTTTTCTTTTCCTCCATTTCCCACCTACGCTTCAGCTCCTCATAAGCTTTTTTCTCTTTTTTGTAGCCGTATTTCTTTTTAATCCGCCAAACAATCACTGGCACTGTAACAAACACACAAAAAAGAATGAGAGGAAACAAGCACAATGTGAAACATGGGTTTTGGAATGTTGGAGTGTACCAACGATAGACATGTAGTTCGCTCCCAACCTCTTTCGCTTCAAGGAGTTGTCCAGTTGTTGCATCAATATGTGCTTCAGCATGGCCAATGTTAATTTCATCATATGGATAGCTTGGAGAATTCCAATGTATCCACCATTCTAGTTGACCCGTTGAGGAAATAAAGAGTTGCATATGTTCTATGCAAGCATCTTCTCTCGCTGAGAAAAATTGCCCGAGTGTCTGATTCCTATTCGCAATTTCAATTGCAGTGGTGCTATCAATATACCACTCTTCAATTGTAAATACTGTGGAAAGATTTATCTCTTCATACAGTTTCCACTGGTTAACTTCAATATTCCCTGTTGCAACCACACGTACTATTCCACCTTTATAAACTTGATTAGTTTTTATAAAAATATAAAAATCCCACGTATGAGATTTCCCATCTATTCTATTATCATCCCAGCCTTTTATTATCATTGATAGAAGTATATTTTTTTCCTTTAACTCCATTTTCTCCACAAGCAAAGCAAAAGCTTCTTTGCAGGAGATAGCTGCCTGAGAATTTTTTTCGTAAAAATAGAAGGGCAATCCGCATATAACTAACACAACTAAAATGAATATTACTATACCAACTATTCTCATCCTCTCTTTTAGAATTTTCATTAACTCACCTTTCTGTTGAAGACGAGGTTATTATGTACACCGTAGGCCATCCTAATGGGATAGTGCTCTCCGAAAATCTTGGTGGGGTGTTGATGTTCGTTGGGGAGATTGGAGTTATCGCATTTCCATATTCGTGTTTTTCATGCGTATGTCCACAAAACACGGCTTCCACATAATCTGGGTTCTCTGCAAGAAATTTTACGAAAGGCATATCGTTATCATTCGTCCCAAACATGGGCATAGTCTGGAAATGTCTGAACTCTGGATTACCAACATTCGGTCCGTGAGAAAACACAAACACTCTTTTCCCAGAGTTGTGAGCCTCTTTTATCTCTCCTTCCAACCACCATAACTGCCATGATTCCAAGCCAGTTAATCTCGTGCTAAAATCATCTATACAGCCAGAATCATAAGAAATGAATTCATAATTTCCCCACCTGAAATAATAGTCCTTTATTTGTGAAATGTAGGCGTCATAGGGTGAAATAATACTTCCGTCATGATTTCCTGGTGTGCAAAAAACAGGGAAATTTGCCACTTTAATTATACTTCTTACAGTTTTCATCCCATAGGTATCCCATGGGTCGTCTATTAAGTCTCCTGTAAATAACGCAAATTTAGGCTTATTTATCTCGCCCCGTGGGTTGTTCAGATATTGGATGATTGCATACAATCTCGCCATATGGTAATCTGTAGTGCGCCCACCACCCCCACCAGGCACATCATAGCCCCACCATCGCCTCCCTGCATGGGTATCTGTAAGTTGCACGAAGGTAAATATCTCACTGTAAAATTCTGTAGAACTTGCCACATACAGAGAATGTGCAGACTTAAATCTACCCTCCTGACCAACCACTTCTAAATCATACATATACCCTATAGGAATCTCAGAAAACACAGCCCAGATTTTTGTAAGATATTTGGTGGGCGAAATTGAAGATACACTGCTCGCTGTATATCCATTTCCATATCTCTGGCCACTGCTGAGTGGATAAGCAGTTACTACTACATTTCCACTCACCTTTTTCCCTATCTCTATATACACTGTTACACTTCCACTGTCTCCCCTGACTACAATCTCTGGAACTCCTAAGGTAGGATATTTTAATGTATCTGTTGTTGGCTCAGGCCAGTACATCCATCCAGGTAAATACCCATGCCCATAAATCGGGTCATTGGCACTTGCCAGCTCGCCTTCAGCAACTTCTGTCATAAAATTTAGGTATGTAGTGGAAGTAGAAGTTACAATGCATGTTTCAAATCTCTCACTATATACATTTACCATTCTGAACGATGCCTCCCCTACAGATGTGTATTCTACTGGGTTTGTCCCAAGTGTGTACTCTTGAATGTTAGAGAGTGCATCTCCATCTGGATTCCCGTATGTACCATCAATTCCCACCGCACAGCAAGGATTCAAGCCATATTTGTACTCCCAGCCATCTGGTAAACCATCTCTGTCTGTATCTGCACTTAGCGGATCCGTTCCAATCTCCAATTCTCTCGCCACTGTAAGATTCCAGCCACTCCATTTCTTTCCTGCATCACCAGTACAGAGTCCTGAAGCATCAATGTCAATATCTGACTGCCGAATTTCAAACCATATTTCGCCACAATTGGCAGTTGCATCTCCTTTAGCATGTCCGTATCCATCCTTATCAAACAGGGTGTCATCACCTTCCCATGTGCCTCTTACAATATCATATGCGAGCGTTAAGGTATCTTGCCCTCCTTCTGGATTGATGTCAATGGTTGTCCAAACATCGCC comes from Thermoplasmata archaeon and encodes:
- a CDS encoding metallophosphoesterase codes for the protein MVESTTVHVVVLDHLNPAEDYDYYIVATTVVDGQTYTASYGSKEQPHSFTTETAITVLQVEDYYEPARDENGVRVYWESADETERGYLIEIFDKETQFLVYSTKIEESGRLHEYEIPTGIYLPENVSYEFKVNMIISGGKGGEETRSDNSIHMASSDMDGDGLTDAEEIRGWEVFSFQRLGDWDSTSDYSLLRCWVRSDPCVGGCDDDNDGWNDFEEKKHRCAPSPRATGGGGGGGHPPLICSIIELPSTSVDGYDTDGDGIRDSIDPLPNQPKTAVELVVKDWKIYTAGMIDEVKFEFSVREEGITQEWVGGEGKWKIRFSNIPPMLSEITLENIKLKKRTGDVWTTIDINPEGGQDTLTLAYDIVRGTWEGDDTLFDKDGYGHAKGDATANCGEIWFEIRQSDIDIDASGLCTGDAGKKWSGWNLTVARELEIGTDPLSADTDRDGLPDGWEYKYGLNPCCAVGIDGTYGNPDGDALSNIQEYTLGTNPVEYTSVGEASFRMVNVYSERFETCIVTSTSTTYLNFMTEVAEGELASANDPIYGHGYLPGWMYWPEPTTDTLKYPTLGVPEIVVRGDSGSVTVYIEIGKKVSGNVVVTAYPLSSGQRYGNGYTASSVSSISPTKYLTKIWAVFSEIPIGYMYDLEVVGQEGRFKSAHSLYVASSTEFYSEIFTFVQLTDTHAGRRWWGYDVPGGGGGRTTDYHMARLYAIIQYLNNPRGEINKPKFALFTGDLIDDPWDTYGMKTVRSIIKVANFPVFCTPGNHDGSIISPYDAYISQIKDYYFRWGNYEFISYDSGCIDDFSTRLTGLESWQLWWLEGEIKEAHNSGKRVFVFSHGPNVGNPEFRHFQTMPMFGTNDNDMPFVKFLAENPDYVEAVFCGHTHEKHEYGNAITPISPTNINTPPRFSESTIPLGWPTVYIITSSSTER